The following coding sequences are from one Culex quinquefasciatus strain JHB chromosome 1, VPISU_Cqui_1.0_pri_paternal, whole genome shotgun sequence window:
- the LOC6036981 gene encoding dolichyl-diphosphooligosaccharide--protein glycosyltransferase 48 kDa subunit: MSPVGLLVATFCVLSALVPVPVRADPGETLVLLDNLAIRETHSIFFKSLQERGYKLTYKLADDASLVLSKYGEFLYKHLILFAPSVEEFGGSLSVEAITDFVDNGGNVLVAGSSSAGDALRELASECGFEVDEENAAVIDHLNYDIADGGDHTLVVASPENLIDSEIVVGKKSVGPLLYRGTGLLADKENPLVLQLLTADSSAYSYIPDAPIKEYPHAVGKGTLLIAALQARNNARVVFSGSLHFFSDEAFLAPVQRAQDNKLHAKSGNQEVATAISKWVFGENGVLRVRSVKHHKEGESNPPASYTVTEPAVYTIEIETLAENGKWQPFVANDVQLEFVRIDPFVRTTLKAIGGGRYQAKFKIPDVYGVYQFKVDYDRIGYTQLYSTTQVSVRPLTHTQYERFIPSAYPYYVSAFSMMVGVFVFSFIFLHYKEEGKPAAGGKATSGGDKKTQ, from the exons ATGTCGCCCGTAGGCCTGCTGGTGGCCACGTTCTGCGTGCTGTCCGCGCTGGTGCCCGTTCCGGTGCGCGCCGATCCCGGCGAAACGCTCGTGCTGCTGGACAACCTGGCCATCCGCGAGACGCACTCGATTTTCTTCAAGAGCTTGCAAG aacGCGGCTACAAGCTGACCTACAAGCTCGCCGACGATGCCAGCCTGGTTCTATCCAAGTACGGTGAGTTCCTGTACAAGCACCTGATCCTGTTCGCTCCGTCGGTGGAGGAGTTTGGCGGATCGCTCAGCGTCGAGGCCATCACGGACTTTGTGGACAACGGGGGGAACGTGCTGGTGGCGGGAAGTTCCAGCGCCGGTGACGCTCTGCGGGAACTCGCGTCCGAGTGTGGCTTCGAGGTTGACGAGGAGAATGCGGCCGTGATTGACCACTTGAACTACGACATTGCGGACGGTGGGGATCATACGCTGGTCGTGGCTTCGCCGGAGAACCTGATCGATTCGGAGATTGTCGTGGGCAAGAAGAGCGTTGGGCCGTTGTTGTACCGCGGAACGGGTCTGTTGGCGGACAAGGAGAATCCGCTGGTGCTGCAGTTGTTGACGGCCGATAGCAGCGCGTACTCGTACATTCCGGACGCCCCGATCAAGGAGTACCCGCACGCCGTCGGAAAAGGAACTCTGCTGATTGCGGCACTGCAGGCCCGCAACAATGCCCGCGTCGTCTTCTCCGGCTCGTTGCACTTCTTCTCCGATGAGGCGTTCCTGGCGCCGGTTCAGCGCGCCCAGGACAACAAGCTGCACGCCAAGTCCGGCAACCAGGAGGTGGCCACCGCCATCAGCAAGTGGGTCTTTGGCGAGAACGGCGTGCTCCGGGTGCGTTCGGTTAAGCACCACAAGGAGGGCGAGTCCAACCCACCGGCTTCGTACACCGTCACGGAACCGGCCGTGTACACGATCGAAATCGAAACGCTCGCCGAAAATGGCAAGTGGCAACCGTTCGTGGCCAACGACGTCCAGCTGGAGTTTGTGCGCATCGATCCGTTCGTGCGGACCACGCTGAAGGCGATCGGCGGCGGAAGGTACCAGGCCAAGTTCAAGATTCCGGACGTGTACGGCGTGTACCAGTTTAAGGTGGACTACGACCGCATCGGTTACACGCAGCTGTACTCGACGACGCAGGTCTCGGTTCGGCCGTTGACCCACACCCAGTACGAGCGGTTCATCCCGAGTGCCTATCCGTACTACGTGAGCGCGTTCTCGATGATGGTCGGAGTGTTTGTCTTTTCGTTCATCTTCCTGCACTACAAGGAAGAGGGAAAGCCTGCTGCCGGTGGAAAGGCAACATCCGGTGGAGACAAGAAGACTCAGTAG